From the genome of Streptomyces sp. NBC_01341, one region includes:
- a CDS encoding PLP-dependent cysteine synthase family protein: MRTVTTTAQAPLAPIAPVRPAVASRVEDLVGSTPLLELRLRDLAPGARVLAKLESANPMSSSKDRAALYMLRAAEDRGDLPPGGTVIEATSGNTGISLAAFAASRGYRCVIVLPDNATTERVKLLRAFGAEIVQTPSALGYPGAIAEAERLHAATLGSWFPCQHENQDNVRAHYETTGPEIHSAVASTGRRIAAFVCAVGTGGTLTGVARHLKEQDPDVRVIAVEPEKSPILSQGYAGQHRIPGLNGGFVADTTDVTLIDEVLAVSDEDALLTARRLARGQGLFAGVSSGAATCAAELIARRPEFADSLVVTLLPDTGERYLSMWEA, translated from the coding sequence ATGAGAACCGTGACGACCACCGCACAGGCCCCCCTGGCCCCCATCGCCCCCGTCCGCCCCGCGGTCGCCTCCCGCGTCGAGGACCTGGTCGGATCCACCCCGCTGCTGGAACTGCGCCTGCGGGATCTGGCTCCCGGCGCCCGCGTGCTGGCGAAGCTGGAGTCCGCCAACCCGATGTCCTCCAGCAAGGACCGTGCGGCCCTCTACATGCTGCGCGCCGCCGAGGACCGCGGCGACCTCCCGCCCGGCGGCACCGTCATCGAGGCCACCTCCGGCAACACCGGCATCTCGCTGGCCGCCTTCGCCGCCTCCCGCGGTTACCGCTGTGTGATCGTGCTGCCGGACAACGCCACCACCGAACGGGTCAAGCTGCTGCGGGCCTTCGGGGCGGAGATCGTCCAGACGCCGAGCGCGCTCGGCTACCCGGGTGCGATCGCCGAGGCCGAGCGGCTCCACGCCGCCACCCTCGGTTCCTGGTTCCCGTGCCAGCACGAGAACCAGGACAACGTCCGCGCGCACTACGAGACCACGGGCCCCGAGATCCACTCCGCCGTCGCCTCGACCGGCCGCCGCATCGCCGCCTTCGTGTGCGCGGTTGGCACCGGCGGCACCCTGACCGGCGTCGCCCGCCACCTCAAGGAGCAGGACCCGGACGTGAGGGTGATAGCCGTCGAGCCGGAGAAGTCGCCGATCCTCTCCCAGGGGTACGCGGGCCAGCACCGCATCCCCGGACTCAACGGCGGTTTCGTCGCCGACACCACCGACGTCACGCTCATCGACGAGGTACTCGCCGTCTCCGACGAGGACGCGCTCCTCACCGCACGGCGGCTCGCCCGCGGCCAGGGCCTGTTCGCCGGGGTCTCCTCCGGTGCGGCCACCTGTGCCGCCGAACTGATCGCCCGTAGGCCGGAGTTCGCCGACAGCCTCGTGGTGACGCTGCTACCGGACACCGGGGAGCGCTACCTGAGCATGTGGGAGGCCTGA
- a CDS encoding DMT family transporter, which translates to MNLTNWGRFGLLAALWGCSFAFIKMSLEAFAPLQLASGRLIVGTLVVLAILALKRLSLPSRTLWGHIAVASVFGNVIPFTLFAIGEQHTTATTAGVIQGATPLITMGVAALALSEERPTTRKVVGLIGGFIGLVVVVGPWNTDGFGTLGGQLACVGAAASYAVSFVYVRRFIGPHKLPALSVTAAQLGSAAVITVVVTTFMTGWTLHGDLTAKPLLALLVLGAASTGLAFALLNRLIADAGPTTASGVNYLVPVFSVVVGVLALGEPLTWNVPVGGIVVIAALALAEGRISALSRRTEAAPPAPAAPAPVPEKAAS; encoded by the coding sequence ATGAACCTCACCAACTGGGGCCGCTTCGGCCTCCTGGCCGCCCTGTGGGGCTGCAGCTTCGCCTTCATCAAGATGTCGCTGGAGGCGTTCGCCCCGCTCCAGCTCGCCTCCGGCCGTCTGATCGTCGGCACGCTCGTCGTCCTGGCGATCCTGGCCCTGAAGCGGCTGAGCCTGCCCTCCCGCACACTCTGGGGACACATCGCCGTAGCTTCGGTCTTCGGAAACGTCATCCCCTTCACCCTCTTCGCCATCGGTGAGCAGCACACCACCGCGACCACCGCCGGAGTCATCCAGGGCGCGACGCCGCTCATCACGATGGGCGTCGCGGCCCTCGCGCTCTCCGAGGAGCGGCCGACGACCCGCAAGGTGGTGGGTCTGATCGGCGGGTTCATCGGTCTGGTCGTGGTCGTCGGGCCGTGGAACACCGACGGGTTCGGCACCCTCGGCGGTCAGCTGGCCTGTGTCGGCGCCGCGGCGAGCTACGCCGTCAGCTTCGTGTACGTGCGCCGCTTCATCGGACCCCACAAGCTGCCGGCCCTGTCGGTGACCGCCGCCCAGCTCGGCTCCGCCGCCGTCATCACCGTGGTGGTGACCACCTTCATGACCGGCTGGACTCTGCACGGCGACCTCACCGCCAAGCCGCTGCTCGCCCTGCTGGTACTCGGCGCCGCCTCCACCGGTCTCGCGTTCGCCCTGCTCAACCGGCTGATCGCGGACGCCGGTCCGACGACGGCGTCCGGGGTGAACTACCTCGTGCCGGTGTTCTCGGTGGTCGTCGGTGTGCTCGCCCTCGGTGAGCCGCTGACGTGGAACGTGCCGGTGGGAGGCATCGTCGTCATCGCGGCGCTCGCGCTGGCCGAGGGCCGCATCTCCGCCCTGTCCAGGCGGACGGAGGCCGCGCCGCCCGCACCTGCGGCGCCTGCCCCCGTACCGGAGAAGGCCGCCTCGTAG
- the asnB gene encoding asparagine synthase (glutamine-hydrolyzing), producing MCRIHGSFHARTTAQEMRDVAALQHHGGPDAQSFAQHSGWALGNNRLSIMDPEGGAQPYRLGEITVVFNGELYNHDRLRTELIRQGFHFEDRCDGSILPALYLTYGERFAEQLDGMFSVAVMDLRSAPRLVIATDASGMKPLYYHWEERSGRFHFASELPALLGFTDVRPYEDELGLHTYLSAKTPFGQRTMFQGIDVLPPAATAVVTREEGLHLTTRRMGYESAPPVREERSLAQTGGELRDLLAREVSRLLIADAPVAAITSGGLDSSLVTALAARTLRDRGASGALHTFNIAYTGDWPGDERVFADEVSRHTGTVHHQVEIDPATFPDLMGDVVRHLGQPNADPITLSTFSLFRAVRDAGFKVALTGDAADELFGGYSRMTQAVAAPEGSDWAGAYLDHLAAVPRSLRDHLYTGDYAARVRSHGTAMPPGLTETLAHGAGSRLQRISRIEQRYRLPAYHLRRVDHLSMASSVEARLPFCQPSIVRYAATLPDHHRTVPGTGVKRALYRAADGLLPDSVLNRPKQPFTLPITAMLAPGQRLWAMARDVLSPQALRADGRMRYEAVDALFAEQAVKPSDQVSLALWALMSHQMWRTEFFGAAAGASLRTPEPAGAVV from the coding sequence ATGTGCCGCATCCACGGATCCTTCCACGCCCGCACCACCGCCCAGGAAATGCGCGACGTCGCCGCCCTCCAGCACCACGGCGGGCCCGACGCCCAGTCCTTCGCCCAGCACTCCGGCTGGGCACTCGGCAACAACCGGCTGTCGATCATGGACCCCGAGGGCGGCGCCCAGCCGTACCGCCTCGGTGAGATCACCGTCGTCTTCAACGGCGAGCTCTACAACCACGACCGGCTGCGCACCGAACTCATACGGCAGGGCTTCCACTTCGAGGACCGCTGCGACGGCTCGATCCTGCCGGCGCTGTACCTCACCTACGGCGAACGGTTCGCCGAACAACTGGACGGCATGTTCTCCGTGGCCGTCATGGACCTGCGCTCCGCCCCGCGTCTGGTGATCGCCACCGACGCCTCCGGCATGAAGCCCCTCTACTACCACTGGGAGGAGCGCAGCGGCCGGTTCCACTTCGCCTCGGAGCTCCCCGCGCTGCTCGGCTTCACCGACGTACGCCCCTACGAGGACGAACTGGGTCTGCACACCTACCTGTCGGCGAAGACGCCCTTCGGCCAGCGCACCATGTTCCAGGGCATCGACGTGCTGCCGCCGGCCGCCACCGCGGTCGTCACCCGCGAGGAGGGCCTGCACCTCACCACCCGGCGGATGGGGTACGAGAGCGCGCCCCCGGTCCGCGAGGAGCGCAGTCTCGCGCAGACGGGCGGAGAGCTGCGGGATCTGCTGGCCCGCGAAGTGTCCAGGCTGCTGATCGCGGACGCCCCGGTCGCGGCGATCACCTCCGGCGGTCTCGACTCCAGCCTGGTCACCGCGCTCGCCGCCCGGACCCTGCGGGACCGCGGGGCGTCCGGCGCCCTGCACACCTTCAACATCGCCTACACGGGCGACTGGCCGGGCGACGAGCGTGTCTTCGCCGACGAGGTGTCACGGCACACCGGCACCGTCCACCACCAGGTGGAGATCGACCCGGCCACCTTCCCCGACCTGATGGGCGACGTCGTACGGCATCTGGGCCAGCCCAACGCCGACCCGATCACGCTCAGCACCTTCTCGCTCTTCCGGGCGGTCCGCGACGCGGGGTTCAAGGTCGCCCTCACCGGCGACGCGGCCGACGAACTCTTCGGCGGGTACTCGCGCATGACGCAGGCCGTCGCCGCGCCCGAGGGCTCGGACTGGGCCGGCGCCTATCTCGACCACCTCGCCGCCGTGCCGCGTTCCCTGCGCGATCACCTGTACACCGGTGACTACGCCGCCCGGGTGCGCTCCCACGGGACGGCCATGCCGCCCGGCCTCACCGAGACGCTCGCGCACGGCGCGGGCAGCCGTCTCCAGCGGATCTCCCGCATCGAGCAGCGCTACCGGCTGCCCGCCTACCACCTGCGCCGTGTCGACCACCTGTCGATGGCGAGCTCCGTGGAGGCCAGGCTGCCGTTCTGCCAGCCGAGCATCGTGCGCTACGCGGCGACGCTGCCCGACCACCACCGCACCGTCCCCGGCACGGGTGTCAAGCGCGCTCTCTACCGGGCCGCGGACGGCCTGCTTCCGGACAGTGTCCTGAACCGCCCCAAGCAGCCGTTCACCCTGCCGATCACGGCGATGCTGGCCCCCGGGCAGCGGCTGTGGGCCATGGCCCGCGACGTGCTGTCCCCGCAGGCGCTGCGTGCCGACGGGAGGATGCGGTACGAGGCGGTGGACGCCCTGTTCGCCGAGCAGGCGGTCAAGCCGTCCGACCAGGTGTCACTGGCCCTGTGGGCGCTGATGTCGCATCAGATGTGGCGCACCGAGTTCTTCGGCGCGGCCGCCGGGGCCTCGCTGCGCACTCCGGAGCCGGCGGGGGCGGTCGTATGA
- a CDS encoding tautomerase family protein, whose translation MPVISVDWWKGNDRAQREELVSELTASVSRIAGCPKEAVTVIVRDVEPGHWGKGGVLADVLLADTPTDAPTPQDTGARP comes from the coding sequence GTGCCCGTGATTTCCGTGGACTGGTGGAAAGGCAACGACCGTGCCCAACGTGAGGAGCTGGTCAGTGAGCTGACCGCCAGCGTGTCCCGCATAGCGGGGTGCCCCAAGGAGGCCGTCACCGTCATCGTGCGGGACGTGGAACCCGGCCACTGGGGGAAGGGCGGCGTGCTCGCCGACGTCCTCCTGGCGGATACCCCCACCGACGCCCCCACCCCACAGGACACGGGCGCACGGCCATGA
- a CDS encoding cupin domain-containing protein, producing the protein MSHAMFRAYADAVKAEIGVATTTRFIALAETTDGRFGLFHHSMLPGAGGADPHYHSRISESFYVLSGEVRLHDGTGWRTARAGDFLHVPENAVHGFRNESGSLAEMLILFTPAEHREGYFQGLADLLADGNRPSREAMVALMEKYDQYEVEAPDTDHDHPHSREDGAGHHHGPGDTHTRVHA; encoded by the coding sequence ATGAGTCACGCGATGTTCCGGGCGTACGCCGACGCGGTGAAGGCCGAGATCGGGGTGGCCACGACCACCCGTTTCATCGCCCTGGCGGAGACGACCGACGGCCGCTTCGGACTCTTCCACCACTCGATGCTCCCGGGCGCCGGGGGTGCCGACCCGCACTACCACTCCCGGATCTCCGAGTCCTTCTACGTGCTGTCGGGCGAGGTGCGCCTGCACGACGGAACCGGTTGGCGCACCGCCAGGGCGGGCGACTTCCTGCACGTGCCGGAGAACGCCGTGCACGGCTTCCGCAACGAGAGCGGCTCCCTCGCGGAGATGCTGATCCTCTTCACGCCGGCGGAGCACCGGGAGGGCTACTTCCAGGGCCTGGCGGATCTGCTCGCCGACGGCAACCGCCCGTCCCGCGAGGCGATGGTCGCCCTGATGGAGAAGTACGACCAGTACGAGGTCGAAGCCCCCGACACGGACCACGACCACCCGCACTCCCGTGAAGACGGGGCCGGCCACCACCACGGCCCCGGCGACACCCACACGCGTGTTCACGCCTGA
- a CDS encoding cupin domain-containing protein — protein sequence MHASTSGTLAAIPLGDARIIASAAFDFAPLPGRRTMLATPVSPAAGATHVTLHVVRVAAGESFTPERSTEEENTVVVFSGLGTATVGSRSHGVARGHAVYAPTGQSLTLTADAQVPAAGGEGGLTAYVWRTPLAAGRRPGTDPEPFSSLWDETTQLRGFGGTGQITPDADRATMNFVFWPGNGSSQLCLHCGIQQPGQTFNVHLHPDSDEAFIAFEGIGQMYLRDRWIDVEAGDVLYAAPGVLHGARNPHTGPEARRFVTCGGPSPYDPALYSAAGLSSDVR from the coding sequence ATGCACGCATCCACTTCGGGAACCCTCGCGGCGATCCCCCTCGGGGACGCCCGCATCATCGCCTCCGCCGCATTCGACTTCGCCCCGCTGCCCGGCCGGCGGACCATGCTCGCGACCCCGGTGAGCCCCGCCGCCGGCGCCACTCACGTCACTCTGCACGTCGTGCGCGTCGCGGCGGGCGAGTCCTTCACCCCGGAGAGGAGCACCGAGGAGGAGAACACCGTGGTCGTCTTCTCCGGCCTGGGCACCGCGACGGTCGGCTCCCGCAGCCACGGTGTGGCCCGCGGCCACGCCGTGTACGCACCCACCGGGCAGTCCCTGACCCTTACCGCCGACGCGCAGGTCCCGGCCGCCGGCGGCGAGGGCGGCCTGACCGCCTACGTCTGGCGCACCCCCCTGGCCGCCGGACGCCGTCCCGGCACGGACCCCGAGCCGTTCTCCAGCCTCTGGGACGAGACGACCCAGCTGCGCGGCTTCGGCGGCACCGGCCAGATCACCCCGGACGCCGACCGCGCCACCATGAACTTCGTCTTCTGGCCCGGCAACGGCAGCAGCCAGCTGTGTCTGCACTGCGGCATCCAGCAGCCGGGCCAGACCTTCAACGTCCACCTGCACCCCGACAGCGACGAGGCGTTCATCGCCTTCGAGGGCATCGGGCAGATGTACCTGCGCGACCGCTGGATCGACGTCGAGGCCGGGGACGTCCTGTACGCCGCGCCCGGCGTCCTGCACGGCGCGCGCAACCCGCACACCGGCCCCGAGGCCCGGCGCTTCGTGACCTGCGGCGGCCCCAGCCCGTACGACCCGGCGCTCTACTCCGCCGCCGGCCTCTCCTCCGACGTCAGGTGA
- the epsC gene encoding serine O-acetyltransferase EpsC, protein MSLLSPTKPEPNPVPGPASGTAPEGGPGTTGATPASPTPRLLRTLREDLHVVVARDPSVRGTKEAVLHPALTALWAHRVAHRMHGRRMRMPARLLARWARRVTAVEIHPGAVLGRRVFIDHGAGVVIGETAVVGDDVTMYHQVTLGAVGWWSDNKRPEGDRRHPVVGSGVVLGANCTVLGPVTVGDRAVIGAQALVNKDVPGGARVLAPTAVIKEPGRKPELMEDVFTVIASAGSW, encoded by the coding sequence ATGAGCCTGCTCAGTCCGACGAAACCGGAGCCGAATCCGGTCCCCGGCCCCGCGTCCGGCACCGCCCCCGAGGGGGGCCCCGGGACGACGGGCGCAACCCCCGCCTCCCCCACCCCGCGTCTTCTGCGCACGCTTCGCGAGGACCTCCACGTCGTCGTCGCACGGGACCCGTCCGTGCGGGGCACGAAGGAGGCCGTGCTCCATCCCGCCCTCACCGCGCTGTGGGCGCACCGGGTCGCCCACCGCATGCACGGCAGAAGGATGCGGATGCCGGCCCGGCTGCTCGCCCGGTGGGCGAGGCGGGTGACGGCCGTCGAGATCCATCCGGGCGCCGTGCTGGGACGCCGGGTGTTCATCGACCACGGTGCCGGCGTGGTGATCGGCGAGACCGCCGTGGTCGGCGACGACGTGACGATGTACCACCAGGTCACCCTGGGTGCGGTCGGCTGGTGGAGCGACAACAAGCGGCCGGAGGGCGACCGCCGCCACCCCGTCGTCGGCAGCGGAGTCGTCCTCGGTGCCAACTGCACGGTCCTCGGGCCGGTGACCGTCGGGGACCGCGCGGTCATCGGCGCGCAGGCCCTCGTCAACAAGGACGTCCCCGGCGGTGCGCGGGTGCTCGCGCCCACCGCCGTCATCAAGGAGCCGGGCCGCAAGCCGGAACTGATGGAGGACGTGTTCACCGTCATCGCCTCCGCGGGCTCCTGGTGA
- a CDS encoding sugar kinase: MTDIPADAVCIGESMAMLVPEDARSITADSRFVLRVGGAESNVAVSLARLGHRSRWVSALGADPFGRIVLDELEGAGVDTSFVVTDEDAPTGIYAKDPQGRSTRVHYYRRGSAASRLDVTSIAPSAAHGARVVHLSGTTPALSESCLRLTHGVVGDRILGPAAVSFDVNYRPGLWSVAEAAGELAAIARRADIVFVGRDEAATLWGTDRAEEVRELLPEPTVLVVKDGATGASVHGQGGRAWADALSVPVVETVGAGDAFAAGWLSGWLRGLGPERSLRLGHLVASRAVQIVGDCPVVPERGDIDRYLRHEEERA; this comes from the coding sequence GTGACTGATATTCCGGCCGATGCGGTCTGCATCGGCGAAAGCATGGCCATGCTCGTTCCCGAGGACGCGAGATCCATCACCGCCGACTCGCGCTTCGTCCTGCGCGTCGGGGGCGCGGAGTCGAACGTGGCGGTCTCGCTCGCACGGCTGGGCCACCGCTCACGCTGGGTGAGTGCGCTGGGCGCCGACCCCTTCGGTCGCATCGTCCTCGACGAACTCGAGGGGGCGGGCGTCGACACCTCGTTCGTCGTCACGGACGAGGATGCGCCGACGGGCATCTACGCCAAGGACCCGCAAGGGCGGTCCACCCGGGTCCACTACTACCGCAGGGGCTCGGCCGCCTCGCGTCTGGACGTGACGAGCATCGCCCCCTCGGCGGCGCACGGCGCACGTGTGGTGCACCTCAGCGGCACGACGCCCGCACTCAGCGAATCGTGCCTGCGGCTCACACACGGCGTGGTGGGGGACCGGATTCTGGGGCCCGCGGCCGTCAGCTTCGACGTGAACTACCGCCCCGGGCTCTGGTCCGTGGCCGAGGCGGCCGGAGAGCTGGCCGCGATCGCGCGGCGGGCCGACATCGTCTTCGTCGGCCGCGACGAGGCGGCCACGCTGTGGGGCACCGACAGGGCGGAGGAGGTCAGGGAGCTGCTGCCCGAGCCCACGGTCCTCGTCGTGAAGGACGGTGCGACCGGTGCCAGCGTCCACGGGCAGGGCGGGAGGGCGTGGGCGGACGCGCTGAGCGTCCCGGTCGTCGAGACCGTCGGTGCGGGCGACGCCTTCGCCGCGGGGTGGCTGAGCGGCTGGCTGCGCGGGCTCGGCCCCGAGCGCTCGCTGCGGCTCGGGCACCTGGTGGCCTCGCGCGCCGTGCAGATCGTCGGCGACTGCCCCGTCGTCCCGGAACGCGGTGACATCGACAGGTATCTGCGGCATGAGGAGGAGCGGGCGTGA
- a CDS encoding AfsR/SARP family transcriptional regulator, protein MGEDIGAHGVRFRILGSFECWDGQDRVRVGGPVHERVLVTLLLEPQRVLPVFRLVEAVWDENAPATAAHQVRKAVAELRQRIPDGRNLIVTEGPGYRALTTPGQVDLSRFTDGLKQAREATAAGQSAYAATALREALDLWRGPLLSGSGGSVLSAASAALEERRLTAVEQLFDLRLAAGENGELIGELREFIEANPLRETLRGQLMLALFRSGRQAEALEEFAKVREFLVDELGIGPGDALTDLHHAILRNSPELAAPPQPAGPAPFSPEGTPSTLPYDLRDFTGREEEVRQLLGFVDEAPGTGPLIVAIDGMGGSGKTSLAVRAAHQLADRYPDAQLHLDLRGFTPSEQPLTAGAAAEALLRMLGAPGERIPDDAEGRIALWRRTMSSRRMILLLDNAVDESQVRPLLASPTQTLVLVTSRALLVDLDAAHTVSLGVMPPHDSVALVEGVLGSTRARAEPEAVAQLAELCGHLPLALRIAAARLRKRPRWTVRYLVDRLRDDAHRLAELNSGERSVEVTLRLSYEGLSAETREAFRLLGQHPGAEIEVYAAGALLDKQARDAEDVLEYLLDMHLLQQHETGRYAFHDLVRSFAQNLSRGSGPTPGAGAGSPGDEEAARAVRRLLDFALGATDAACDLLFPGRARIRNSEHRWEGELPPLDTPEQARLWLEREQNSLLAAVSLAYRWELDRHVGLLTANVVFPLDLRGRLEEFRELSRIAVAASRRLGDHALLRLSLSNLAVACWKLGRFEEGIEMSEEAFALAVSLADRRGEAKDTGVLGLLLSALGRYAEALPRLERSIAIKRELGAERAEAESLTSLSNLYAEWGRFPEAVEAATRAVRLSRSIGAVDKEVEGLTDLAVARLGLGAVDDAADLLRRARKLALDVMSPADMSLLLALSAETADRLGESAQATEWADSALQLGDLSGAPMREAAVGNIVGRMHSRRGRYVLALELHQQAYRAASGVGYRVEEARARAGMGQALDHLGEHEAARTHRASADRAFDAMGIPRDG, encoded by the coding sequence ATGGGCGAGGACATAGGGGCGCACGGGGTCCGGTTCCGGATTCTGGGCTCGTTCGAATGCTGGGACGGACAGGATCGCGTCCGGGTGGGTGGTCCCGTGCACGAAAGGGTGCTGGTCACGCTGCTTCTGGAGCCGCAACGCGTGCTTCCCGTCTTCCGGCTGGTCGAGGCAGTCTGGGACGAGAACGCGCCCGCCACCGCCGCCCATCAGGTGCGCAAGGCGGTCGCCGAGCTACGCCAGCGGATCCCCGACGGGCGGAACCTCATCGTCACCGAGGGGCCCGGCTACCGGGCGCTGACGACACCCGGACAGGTGGACCTCAGCAGGTTCACCGACGGGCTGAAACAAGCCAGGGAGGCGACCGCGGCCGGGCAGAGCGCATACGCCGCCACAGCGCTGCGCGAGGCGCTCGACCTGTGGCGGGGCCCTCTGCTCTCGGGCAGCGGCGGCTCCGTGCTCAGCGCCGCTTCCGCAGCGCTCGAGGAGCGCCGGCTGACCGCGGTGGAGCAGCTCTTCGATCTGCGGCTCGCGGCGGGCGAGAACGGTGAACTCATCGGTGAATTACGCGAGTTCATCGAGGCGAATCCACTGAGGGAAACCCTGCGCGGACAGCTCATGCTCGCCCTCTTCCGGTCCGGTCGGCAGGCCGAGGCCCTGGAGGAGTTCGCCAAGGTCCGCGAGTTCCTGGTCGACGAACTCGGCATCGGTCCGGGGGACGCCCTCACCGACCTGCACCACGCCATCCTGCGGAACAGCCCCGAGCTCGCCGCACCGCCCCAGCCGGCGGGGCCCGCCCCGTTCTCCCCGGAGGGCACGCCCTCCACCCTCCCCTACGACCTGCGGGACTTCACCGGCCGAGAGGAGGAGGTCCGTCAGCTGCTCGGGTTCGTGGACGAGGCACCGGGCACCGGACCACTCATCGTGGCCATCGACGGCATGGGCGGCAGTGGGAAGACCTCTCTGGCCGTGCGGGCCGCCCATCAGCTCGCCGATCGTTACCCCGACGCACAACTCCACCTCGATCTGCGCGGCTTCACCCCCAGCGAGCAGCCGTTGACCGCGGGGGCCGCGGCCGAGGCCCTGTTACGCATGCTGGGCGCCCCCGGCGAACGCATCCCCGACGACGCGGAGGGCCGCATCGCCCTGTGGCGGCGCACCATGAGCTCCCGCCGGATGATCCTGCTGCTCGACAACGCGGTCGACGAGTCCCAGGTCAGGCCGCTCCTCGCGTCCCCCACCCAGACGCTCGTCCTGGTCACCAGCCGCGCCCTGCTCGTGGACCTGGACGCCGCTCACACCGTGTCCCTCGGCGTCATGCCCCCGCACGACAGCGTCGCCCTCGTCGAGGGGGTCCTCGGCAGCACCCGTGCCCGTGCCGAGCCCGAGGCCGTCGCGCAGCTCGCCGAGCTCTGCGGCCATCTGCCGCTCGCACTGCGCATCGCCGCCGCCCGCCTGCGCAAGCGACCCCGCTGGACCGTGCGCTACCTCGTCGACCGGCTCCGCGACGACGCCCACCGGCTGGCCGAGCTCAATTCGGGCGAACGCAGCGTCGAGGTGACCCTGCGCCTCTCCTACGAGGGCCTGTCGGCCGAGACGCGGGAGGCGTTCCGCCTGCTGGGCCAGCATCCCGGGGCCGAGATCGAGGTGTACGCGGCCGGGGCCCTGCTCGACAAACAGGCCCGGGACGCGGAGGACGTGCTGGAGTACCTCCTCGACATGCACCTGTTGCAGCAGCACGAGACCGGCCGTTACGCCTTCCACGACCTGGTCCGCAGCTTCGCCCAGAACCTCTCGCGCGGCAGCGGCCCTACGCCGGGGGCAGGCGCCGGGAGTCCGGGTGACGAGGAGGCCGCCCGAGCCGTACGGCGCCTCCTCGACTTCGCCCTGGGCGCCACCGACGCGGCCTGCGACCTCCTCTTCCCGGGGCGGGCCCGGATACGGAACTCCGAGCACCGGTGGGAGGGCGAGCTCCCGCCCCTGGACACCCCGGAGCAGGCCAGGCTCTGGCTGGAGCGGGAACAGAACTCGTTGCTGGCCGCCGTGTCCCTGGCGTACCGCTGGGAACTCGACCGTCATGTCGGATTGCTCACCGCCAACGTTGTCTTCCCACTGGACCTGCGCGGACGGCTGGAGGAGTTCCGGGAACTGAGCCGCATCGCGGTCGCGGCCTCCCGCAGGCTCGGTGACCACGCGCTGTTGCGACTGAGCCTGTCCAACCTCGCCGTCGCCTGCTGGAAGCTCGGGCGTTTCGAGGAGGGCATAGAGATGTCCGAGGAGGCGTTCGCGCTGGCCGTCAGTCTCGCCGACCGGCGCGGCGAGGCCAAGGACACCGGCGTCCTCGGGCTCCTGCTGAGCGCCCTGGGACGGTACGCCGAGGCGCTGCCGCGGCTGGAACGGTCCATCGCGATCAAGCGGGAACTCGGCGCCGAGCGGGCGGAGGCCGAGTCCCTCACCAGTCTCAGCAATCTGTACGCCGAGTGGGGCCGCTTCCCCGAGGCCGTGGAGGCCGCCACCCGCGCCGTCAGGCTGTCGCGCAGCATCGGGGCGGTCGACAAGGAGGTCGAGGGCCTCACCGATCTCGCGGTCGCCCGGCTGGGTCTGGGCGCGGTCGACGACGCCGCGGACCTGCTGCGGCGGGCCCGCAAGCTGGCTCTGGACGTGATGTCGCCCGCCGACATGTCACTGCTGCTCGCCCTGTCCGCGGAGACCGCCGACCGGCTCGGCGAGTCGGCGCAGGCCACGGAGTGGGCCGACTCCGCGCTCCAGCTCGGGGACCTGAGCGGCGCACCGATGCGGGAGGCGGCCGTCGGCAACATCGTCGGGCGCATGCACAGCCGCAGGGGCAGGTACGTCCTGGCCCTCGAACTCCACCAGCAGGCGTACCGTGCCGCCTCCGGTGTCGGCTACCGCGTGGAGGAGGCGCGCGCGCGGGCGGGCATGGGGCAGGCCCTCGACCACCTCGGCGAACACGAGGCGGCCCGGACCCATCGCGCCTCCGCGGATCGGGCGTTCGACGCGATGGGCATCCCGAGGGACGGATGA